A single Aspergillus puulaauensis MK2 DNA, chromosome 7, nearly complete sequence DNA region contains:
- a CDS encoding uncharacterized protein (COG:S;~EggNog:ENOG410PQ8T), whose translation MANLPFDIWYQIGHELAEDGPRRDLASLRLVNNVCCHIATPLLYRSLDLDILDARAVQDDIDQLRVGKLGHQYLRHARQLFLATKDRSRTHPTLTSRRTRQWGTRYNHLLSPRTEGVMDVRITESRVPDRSCFGTFNGSWEPLACLITRLHCLESLDFFALGPFPVALQEALSRHPSCQLNVWAVHSVGHSQMTGDRDPYSICRLLRYSNLHTLTIDTTWRNSTLPGWVNLTNQLPFIFVAPKLKNLVIHAHRRHKYQYDPRWETFQNAWRDMAARFKHAPVPVLDTLTLDGAHESLLLRLSEAVDLSCLRTLDIHAYREVEVLRDVAIAFPGLERLLITVNPLHWPESDVDDQEAVSAITLFPSLKFLNLRGLRQASSVFDILQVHGRSLRGLILEPAPDSNKTRYCYPKFSPSQVIQLAAISPHLEELQIQCLRSKGSKPECDFYRALGHFQNLRKLVLELDCNIHQSTSETTATKTQLMKDGFINAAVDTKLALQIFSLITTNQPSGHLKRLRLAPFRLQASELDALQHNHFLAKQVLVSRFPLRVEEVGKREWDAFHDMIQPSPRSLPGWLEEILDGILPFVPGREPWWDRYESVPLDVDGV comes from the exons ATGGCCAACCTCCCCTTCGATATATGGTACCAGATAGGCCACGAA CTCGCCGAGGATGGGCCACGACGGGATCTTGCTTCACTGCGACTGGTGAACAATGTATGTTGTCATATAGCAACACCGTTATTATACCGTTCACTAGACCTCGACATCCTAGACGCTAGGGCCGTCCAAGATGATATCGACCAGCTGCGAGTAGGCAAACTGGGACATCAGTACCTTCGTCACGCACGGCAGCTTTTTCTGGCGACCAAAGACAGGTCACGGACTCATCCAACCTTAACCTCGAGGAGAACACGTCAATGGGGTACACGCTATAATCACCTCCTGTCGCCGAGAACAGAGGGCGTTATGGACGTCCGTATCACGGAGAGTCGAGTTCCTGATCGAAGCTGCTTTGGGACCTTCAACGGCAGTTGGGAACCACTGGCTTGTCTTATAACTCGCCTCCATTGTCTGGAAAGCCTGGACTTCTTCGCACTTGGTCCATTCCCAGTTGCTCTGCAGGAAGCCTTGAGCCGCCATCCCAGTTGCCAACTTAACGTGTGGGCAGTTCACAGCGTGGGGCATAGTCAAATGACCGGCGATAGAGACCCATATTCTATATGTCGTCTATTGCGATATTCCAATCTCCACACCCTGACCATCGACACAACCTGGAGAAATAGTACACTCCCAGGCTGGGTTAACCTCACCAACCAACTCCCCTTTATCTTCGTTGCCCCCAAGCTGAAGAACCTTGTCATTCACGCACACCGGCGCCACAAATACCAATATGATCCCAGATGGGAAACATTCCAGAACGCTTGGCGGGATATGGCCGCTCGATTCAAGCACGCCCCCGTACCTGTCCTAGACACACTCACGCTGGACGGCGCTCATGAAAGTCTCCTGTTGAGACTATCCGAAGCCGTTGACCTCTCCTGTCTCCGCACTCTAGATATCCACGCATACCGCGAGGTGGAAGTTCTGCGAGACGTCGCCATAGCTTTTCCAGGTCTAGAACGCCTGCTTATCACGGTGAACCCATTACACTGGCCTGAAAGCGACGTTGACGACCAAGAGGCCGTCTCAGCTATAACGCTCTTCCCATCGCTCAAATTCCTCAATCTTCGTGGCCTCCGGCAGGCATCCAGTGTATTCGACATTCTTCAAGTCCATGGCCGGTCCCTCAGGGGTCTAATTCTCGAACCAGCACCAGACTCAAACAAGACACGGTACTGCTATCCCAAGTTTTCTCCGTCGCAGGTTATCCAGCTCGCAGCAATCTCTCCACACCTAGAAGAACTCCAAATCCAATGCCTCCGCTCCAAAGGGAGTAAACCAGAATGCGACTTTTATAGAGCCCTAGGCCACTTCCAAAACCTACGCAAGCTGGTCCTAGAACTCGATTGCAACATCCACCAATCCACATCCGaaaccaccgccaccaaaACCCAACTCATGAAAGACGGATTCATCAATGCCGCCGTGGACACAAAACTCGCTCTGCAAATCTTCTCCCTCATaaccaccaaccaaccctcaGGCCATCTGAAGAGGCTACGTCTCGCCCCATTCCGGCTCCAGGCCTCTGAGTTAGATGCCCTGCAACATAACCACTTTCTAGCAAAACAGGTTCTAGTATCGCGGTTTCCGCtgcgggttgaggaggttggaAAACGGGAATGGGACGCATTTCATGATATGATTCAGCCGAGTCCGCGCTCTTTGCCGGGGTGGCTTGAGGAGATTCTTGATGGGATTTTGCCGTTCGTGCCTGGGAGGGAACCATGGTGGGATCGGTATGAGAGCGTTCCTTTGGATGTGGATGGTGTTTAG
- a CDS encoding DUF500 and UBA/TS-N domain protein (COG:S;~EggNog:ENOG410PHQA;~InterPro:IPR007461;~PFAM:PF04366), producing the protein MSNLTNNKAWTTGKKHFDKAWSALDKLGTPANRLSNKLGSEAFWPMELDKESEKSARILRSFCKDGVYVDEKDTSASASASAPTPPATTATATGKKKKEFENKPTGKAKVLQKIPAQVIKQAKGIAIFTAMRTGLWFSGSGGSGVLIAKSQETGQWSAPSGLMLHTAGLGFLAGADIYDCVMVINTWEALEAFTKVRVTLGSEISVVAGPVGVGGVLESEIHKRQAPIWTYVKSRGLYAGAQIDGTIVIERNDENERFYGRKVPVKEILGGTVTTASKEVAGLVQTLYAAQGDKPFEQAANVPGGPSPSDVPGDLPNPPPGYTAQPPPPPPPTGAAQQYYSGEPFGNPAQHSGTGPDTGNPGQQAGPPGQTFGEPHPGNQGNPPFPGPTGR; encoded by the coding sequence ATGTCAAACCTTACAAACAACAAAGCCTGGACCACAGGCAAAAAACACTTCGACAAGGCCTGGTCCGCCCTTGACAAACTCGGCACGCCCGCGAACCGCCTCAGCAACAAACTCGGCTCTGAAGCTTTCTGGCCGATGGAACTGGATaaggagagcgagaagagcgcGCGCATTTTGCGCAGTTTCTGTAAGGATGGGGTTTatgttgatgagaaggataCGTctgcctcagcctcagcctcagccccaACTCCGCCGGCgacgactgcgactgcgaccggcaagaagaagaaggaattcGAAAATAAACCCACCGGGAAAGCAAAAGTGCTGCAGAAGATTCCCGCGCAGGTGATAAAGCAAGCAAAAGGAATCGCGATCTTCACTGCCATGCGCACAGGGCTATGGTTCAGTGGTTCTGGAGGGAGCGGGGTCCTTATCGCTAAAAGCCAAGAGACAGGGCAGTGGAGCGCACCGTCAGGGTTGATGCTGCATACCGCCGGTTTGGGGTTCCTTGCTGGTGCGGATATCTACGACTGTGTTATGGTGATTAATACGTGGGAGGCGTTGGAGGCGTTTACGAAGGTGCGGGTTACGCTGGGCAGTGAGATCTCTGTTGTTGCGGGCCCGGTGGGCGTGGGAGGCGTTTTGGAGAGTGAAATTCATAAGCGACAGGCGCCGATTTGGACATATGTCAAGAGTCGGGGGTTGTATGCGGGTGCTCAGATTGACGGGACGATTGTGATTGAGCGCAATGACGAGAATGAGCGGTTCTATGGGCGGAAGGTCCCTGTTAAGGAGATTCTGGGAGGGACGGTCACGACGGCGAGTAAAGAAgtggctgggctggtgcaGACGCTGTATGCTGCACAGGGGGATAAGCCGTTTGAACAGGCTGCCAATGTTCCTGGAGGGCCCAGTCCGAGTGATGTGCCTGGGGATCTACCGAATCCTCCTCCGGGCTATACAGCGCAGcccccgccgcctccgccgccaacagGTGCTGCACAGCAGTACTACTCGGGGGAGCCCTTTGGGAACCCTGCGCAGCATTCAGGGACAGGCCCGGATACGGGAAATCCAGGGCAGCAGGCAGGTCCTCCTGGCCAGACCTTCGGGGAACCACACCCTGGTAACCAAGGGAATCCCCCATTTCCAGGGCCTACAGGGCGATAG
- a CDS encoding cation-transporting P-type ATPase PCA1 (COG:P;~EggNog:ENOG410PJW0;~InterPro:IPR018303,IPR023298,IPR023299,IPR008250, IPR036412,IPR001757,IPR006121,IPR027256,IPR036163, IPR023214;~PFAM:PF00403,PF00702,PF00122;~TransMembrane:8 (i474-495o501-519i540-562o574-592i723-749o761-788i1077-1098o1104-1123i);~go_component: GO:0016021 - integral component of membrane [Evidence IEA];~go_function: GO:0000166 - nucleotide binding [Evidence IEA];~go_function: GO:0019829 - ATPase-coupled cation transmembrane transporter activity [Evidence IEA];~go_function: GO:0046872 - metal ion binding [Evidence IEA];~go_process: GO:0006812 - cation transport [Evidence IEA];~go_process: GO:0030001 - metal ion transport [Evidence IEA]), producing the protein MTCQLGSRTSACCGGQSKEIKPMDACAPKTPGQGPGSCCTGTTQKPQEEANEPECCKDKPSPCCDISCVDRIALRECDKKQVLSPNNASPSLLSSGCKSSDGNPCDQHRRSARAKYAATLEALGCICRALIALGQESCCAPPRGPSLRNQRRSAESSRGILQPSRDSCCQGRALGPRKRCSASPEGKGETKPSSCHSAPRVSAVPKQCSSGCCTTPETSAPVDQRTSLQDCGKSKISPSLTTRQGLPSGKEASGPRGCSSGCCSMPRSPTGAFPGESSKNTDTYSGGCCSKSALPTCGVTEDKAIEVIPSTAIPDLEQGITSQEHIVLSISGMTCTGCETKLKRNLGTLQSVHNLKTSLVLSRAEFDLNVGIQSLDEVFRHLEKTTEFKYERVTDRGSRVDIVVPNASEFIKQDWPRGVTEVTLIDERTVNVAFDATKIGARSLLQHGWERPLCLAAPRPDPALAAGSKHVRHMGYMTILSIILTVPVLVLAWAPLPEREIAYGSASLALATVVQVVIAGPFYPKALKALIFSRIIEMDLLIVLSTTAAYIFSVVSFGYLVAGQPLATGEFFETSTLLVTLIMVGRYVAALARQKAVESVSLRSLQTPTAILVNDSGVNEKDIDVRLLQYGDLFKVIPDSKIPTDGTVVGGSSEVDESMITGESIPVDKFPGSAVLAGSINGSGTLIVKLTRLPADNTISMIANMVDQAKLSKPKMQDIADRVASYFVPVVVTLTIITFVIWIAVGIAVRNQSGSRATTEAITYAITVLIVSCPCAIGLAVPMVIVIASGVAAERGVIIKTADSIEVAYKASHVVFDKTGTLTRGKLTVAAEHIDNTNDSMSLLLGLIGSNKHPISAAVAAHLKARGISASTVTNTKVLTGNGVEGSASGLTLRAGNSRWLNVLSNPQVQSVLEQGYTAFCFTVNDTLAAVFGLEDSLRPDALETVTRLQERGILVHLLSGDDDTPVRSIARQLSIPAQNIRSRCTPADKQAYIQALGPSPHQQPRMKTPATIFIGDGTNDAIALASSTIGVHMNQETGSDVAKSAADVVLMRPSLLGLLTMINISEKAVRRIKFNFGWSFVYNLFAVLLGAGAFVDARIPPKFAGLGELVSVLPVVVAAVLLRWSRV; encoded by the exons ATGACTTGCCAACTCGGTTCTCGCACTTCTGCTTGCTGCGGTGGACAGTCCAAAGAGATCAAGCCCATGGATGCATGTGCTCCCAAAACTCCCGGCCAAGGCCCAGGGAGCTGCTGTACCGGGACAACACAGAAACCACAGGAAGAGGCCAACGAACCTGAATGCTGCAAAGATAAGCCATCTCCGTGCTGTGACATCTCTTGCGTTGATCGCATCGCCCTGCGCGAGTGCGATAAAAAACAAGTTCTATCACCTAACAATGCATCTCCAA GTCTTCTGAGCTCGGGCTGTAAAAGCTCCGACGGCAACCCATGCGACCAACACCGCCGTTCCGCGCGTGCCAAATACGCAGCGACTCTCGAAGCCCTGGGCTGTATATGCCGGGCTTTGATAGCCCTTGGGCAAGAATCGTGCTGTGCACCGCCGAGAGGGCCTTCCCTTCGCAATCAGCGTCGCTCGGCGGAATCTTCCCGCGGTATTCTGCAGCCTTCTCGTGATTCCTGCTGCCAGGGGCGTGCTTTGGGTCCACGGAAACGCTGTAGCGCAAGTCCGGAGGGAAAGGGAGAGACAAAACCGAGCAGCTGTCACAGCGCCCCTAGGGTGTCTGCGGTTCCTAAACAGTGCTCTAGTGGCTGTTGCACTACACCTGAGACGTCCGCGCCCGTTGATCAGCGCACTTCTCTTCAGGATTGCGGTAAATCAAAAATCAGTCCGTCTTTGACCACCCGGCAAGGCTTGCCTTCTGGAAAGGAAGCTTCTGGGCCCCGTGGCTGCTCCTCCGGCTGCTGCAGTATGCCTAGGTCGCCCACTGGTGCCTTCCCAGGAGAAAGCTCAAAAAATACCGATACATACTCAGGCGGCTGCTGCAGTAAATCCGCGCTTCCAACCTGCGGCGTCACCGAAGATAAGGCTATAGAGGTCATCCCAAGCACCGCTATCCCTGACCTCGAACAAGGTATCACGAGCCAAGAGCATATCGTTTTGAGCATATCTGGAATGACCTGCACTGGATGCGAAACCAAGCTTAAGCGAAATCTGGGCACACTACAATCAGTCCACAATCTTAAAACTAGCTTGGTGCTGTCGCGGGCAGAATTTGACCTTAATGTCGGTATTCAGTCACTTGATGAAGTGTTTAGGCACTTGGAAAAGACAACCGAGTTCAAATATGAAAGGGTCACGGACCGAGGATCGCGCGTGGACATTGTCGTCCCTAATGCTTCCGAATTTATCAAGCAAGATTGGCCTCGTGGTGTGACCGAGGTGACTCTCATTGATGAGCGAACCGTGAATGTCGCTTTTGATGCCACGAAAATCGGAGCCAGAAGTCTGCTGCAGCATGGCTGGGAGAGACCGCTATGTTTGGCTGCTCCGCGTCCTGATCCAGCTCTCGCGGCTGGAAGCAAACATGTGCGGCACATGGGATATATGACTATTCTGTCCATTATCTTGACGGTACCTGTCCTGGTCCTTGCTTGGGCTCCTCTTCCAGAGAGGGAAATTGCTTATGGCTCTGCCTCGTTGGCCCTGGCAACAGTCGTCCAAGTCGTTATTGCCGGCCCGTTCTATCCAAAGGCATTGAAAGCGTTGATCTTCTCTAGGATCATTGAGATGGACCTGCTCATTGTGTTGAGTACAACCGCGGCCTATATTTTTTCCGTGGTCTCTTTTGGATACCTTGTTGCCGGCCAGCCACTGGCTACTGGTGAGTTCTTCGAGACAAGCACTTTGCTTGTCACTTTGATCATGGTTGGTCGGTATGTCGCGGCACTTGCTCGCCAGAAGGCCGTCGAATCCGTCTCGCTCCGGTCACTACAGACGCCTACTGCCATTCTCGTGAACGATTCTGGGGTGAATGAGAAAGATATAGATGTCCGACTCCTTCAGTACGGGGACCTCTTCAAGGTCATTCCAGACTCTAAGATCCCAACCGACGGGACAGTTGTCGGAGGATCATCTGAGGTCGACGAATCAATGATTACTGGGGAGTCAATTCCAGTAGACAAATTTCCTGGATCTGCCGTTCTCGCAGGATCCATAAATGGCTCTGGGACGCTGATTGTCAAGTTGACACGGCTTCCTGCTGATAATACGATCTCCATGATTGCGAACATGGTCGATCAAGCCAAGCTGTCCAAGCCAAAGATGCAAGATATCGCGGACCGAGTGGCGAGCTACTTTGTACCTGTTGTGGTTACTCTAACAATCATCACGTTTGTTATTTGGATTGCTGTAGGTATCGCAGTGCGAAACCAGTCTGGATCCCGAGCCACCACTGAAGCAATAACCTATGCTATTACTGTACTCATTGTCTCGTGCCCTTGCGCTATCGGCTTGGCGGTACCCATGGTTATTGTTATAGCCAgtggtgttgctgctgagcgaGGCGTTATCATTAAGACTGCTGACAGTATCGAGGTCGCCTACAAGGCTTCCCATGTTGTATTCGACAAGACCGGCACTCTCACCCGAGGCAAACTCACGGTTGCAGCTGAGCATATAGACAACACGAACGATTCCATGTCCCTACTCCTCGGTCTAATTGGGAGCAACAAGCACCCAATTTCTGCTGCGGTGGCCGCACACCTTAAAGCGAGAGGCATATCAGCGTCTACCGTCACTAATACAAAAGTACTAACTGGCAACGGTGTAGAAGGCTCTGCATCAGGCCTTACACTACGAGCGGGAAACTCACGGTGGCTCAACGTCTTGTCTAATCCGCAAGTCCAATCCGTCCTTGAACAAGGGTATACAGCATTCTGCTTCACAGTCAACGACACCCTCGCCGCCGTCTTTGGCTTAGAAGACTCACTCCGCCCGGACGCCCTTGAAACTGTCACTAGACTGCAGGAGCGTGGTATATTAGTTCACCTCCTCTCaggtgatgatgacaccCCCGTACGCTCTATCGCAAGACAACTCAGCATCCCAGCTCAAAACATCCGCTCCCGCTGCACCCCAGCTGACAAGCAGGCCTACATCCAAGCCCTCGGACCCTCACCCCATCAACAGCCACGCATGAAAACACCAGCAACCATATTCATAGGTGACGGAACAAACGACGCCATcgccctcgcctcctccacaaTCGGTGTACACATGAACCAGGAAACAGGGAGTGACGTTGCCAAATCCGCCGCAGATGTTGTGCTCATGCGGCCCAGCCTGCTCGGCCTTCTGACGATGATCAACATCAGCGAGAAAGCGGTCAGGAGGATCAAGTTTAATTTCGGGTGGAGCTTTGTTTATAACCTGTTCGCGGTGCTGCTCGGGGCTGGCGCCTTTGTGGATGCGAGGATTCCGCCGAAATTTGCGGGCTTGGGCGAGTTGGTTAGTGTTttgcctgttgttgttgcaGCGGTGCTTTTGAGGTGGTCTAGGGTTTAA